Proteins from a genomic interval of Pseudomonas silesiensis:
- a CDS encoding carbamoyltransferase, translated as MALTILGLSGALSHDPSAALYIDGKLVAAAEEERFVRDKHAKNRMPYESAKFCLEQAGIKPSDVDVVAIPFAPISLFGKARWQYAKRYWYAPDRALDAILMGNRRYKRYRNKIVWCLEQLGFDPKKIKIEPVEHHLAHASSAYHCSGFKEKTAILGIDGKGEYATTFFGYGENGKIHKIKEFFDPDSLGGLYGAITEFLGFDMLDGEFKVMGMAPYGDASKYDFSRLASFENGELVINTDYANVIGLRRYKEKGKGYYFSPKLIEWLGPKREGDIADEPYIHYAASIQALFEKISLQMIDHYLGDVLKETGKLAYAGGCALNVKLNQKIIARDDVKELFVQPASGDAGTAVGAAAYVSHARGVPVEKMEHVYLGPSYTNEDVLAACARHPSKPVWRKLENMPENIAKIMVDGNPVAWFQGRMEFGPRALGGRSIIGCPSATGVADRINHQIKFRERWRPFCPSMLDTVAPQMIKIDHPAPFMTFTFEVAEEWKTRVPEVVHEDGTSRAQVLKREYNPRYYDMMKALEVLTGNGVSLNTSLNRRGEPMICSPTDALNMFFGSDLQYLIMEDILVVKEGANAYDTLG; from the coding sequence GTGGCATTGACGATTCTTGGCCTGTCCGGCGCCCTTAGCCATGATCCTTCCGCAGCCTTGTACATCGACGGCAAGCTGGTCGCGGCAGCTGAAGAAGAGCGCTTTGTACGCGATAAACATGCAAAGAACCGCATGCCTTACGAATCGGCGAAATTCTGTCTCGAGCAGGCTGGCATCAAGCCGTCCGATGTTGACGTGGTAGCGATTCCATTCGCACCGATCAGCCTGTTCGGCAAGGCCCGCTGGCAATACGCCAAGCGTTACTGGTATGCCCCGGACCGCGCCCTTGACGCGATCCTGATGGGCAACCGTCGCTACAAGCGCTATCGCAACAAGATTGTCTGGTGCCTTGAGCAACTGGGCTTCGATCCGAAGAAAATCAAGATCGAGCCGGTCGAACACCACCTGGCCCACGCCTCCAGCGCTTACCACTGCTCCGGCTTCAAGGAGAAAACCGCAATCCTGGGGATCGACGGCAAGGGTGAGTACGCCACGACCTTCTTCGGTTACGGCGAAAACGGCAAGATCCACAAGATCAAGGAATTCTTCGATCCGGACTCCCTCGGCGGCCTGTATGGCGCGATCACCGAGTTCCTCGGTTTCGATATGCTCGATGGCGAGTTCAAGGTCATGGGCATGGCGCCGTATGGCGACGCCAGCAAATACGATTTCTCGCGCCTGGCTTCGTTCGAAAACGGCGAGCTGGTGATCAATACCGACTACGCCAACGTCATCGGCCTGCGTCGCTACAAAGAGAAGGGCAAAGGCTACTACTTCTCGCCGAAGCTGATCGAGTGGCTGGGACCGAAGCGCGAAGGCGACATCGCCGACGAGCCGTACATCCACTACGCCGCGAGCATTCAAGCGCTGTTTGAAAAAATCTCGCTGCAAATGATCGACCATTACCTGGGCGACGTGCTCAAGGAAACCGGCAAGCTGGCCTACGCCGGTGGCTGTGCGTTGAACGTCAAGCTGAACCAGAAAATCATCGCCCGCGATGACGTTAAAGAGCTGTTCGTGCAGCCTGCGTCCGGCGATGCCGGCACCGCGGTCGGCGCGGCAGCCTATGTGTCTCACGCCCGTGGTGTGCCGGTCGAGAAGATGGAACACGTTTACCTCGGCCCGTCGTACACAAACGAAGACGTCCTCGCTGCATGCGCCCGTCACCCGAGCAAGCCGGTATGGCGCAAGCTTGAGAACATGCCGGAAAACATCGCCAAGATCATGGTCGATGGCAACCCGGTAGCCTGGTTCCAGGGCCGCATGGAGTTCGGTCCGCGCGCCTTGGGCGGTCGTTCGATCATTGGTTGCCCGAGTGCGACCGGCGTGGCTGACCGCATCAACCACCAGATCAAGTTCCGCGAGCGCTGGAGGCCTTTCTGCCCGTCGATGCTCGACACCGTTGCACCGCAGATGATCAAGATCGATCACCCGGCGCCGTTCATGACCTTCACCTTTGAAGTGGCGGAAGAGTGGAAAACCCGCGTGCCGGAAGTCGTCCACGAAGACGGCACATCCCGAGCCCAGGTGCTCAAGCGCGAATACAACCCACGCTACTACGACATGATGAAGGCACTGGAAGTGCTGACCGGCAACGGCGTGTCGCTGAACACCTCGCTCAACCGTCGTGGCGAACCGATGATCTGCTCGCCGACGGACGCCCTGAACATGTTTTTCGGTTCCGATCTACAGTATTTGATCATGGAAGACATCCTGGTGGTCAAAGAGGGCGCGAACGCATATGACACGCTCGGCTGA
- a CDS encoding glycosyltransferase — protein sequence MTRSAERHVLQFCHGYDGPFLDCARQYASLFAGTGYRVTTVFLTGAADAEVAAGCACDEVLFMEYSSKAIRGLKLGAIGDLRKIAASRNFSFCIAHRFKPIYIALLGTSLPVIGVHHAFDDYKRGTRKLFANIFRKRLCLLGVSDAVRDDMRSCLPKWPAARIQTLYNRIDVLALQESQVSVREARESLGLSMDAWIVGNVGRLHPDKDQDTLLQGFATALPGLPVNSQLVILGAGRLEQDLKALARELGIGDRVLFLGQVPEARRYFRAFDAFALSSDHEPFGMVLLEAMAAGVPLLATACGGAKEVVEGVGILFPLGDAGRLAQGLQHLAAMDEQQRHQCAELMLDRLQERFSDRAVRDAFWRLPPVTELAPRG from the coding sequence ATGACACGCTCGGCTGAACGCCATGTGCTGCAGTTCTGTCACGGCTATGACGGGCCGTTCCTGGACTGCGCCCGGCAGTACGCCAGCCTGTTCGCGGGGACCGGTTATCGAGTGACCACGGTGTTTCTGACCGGGGCCGCCGATGCCGAAGTGGCCGCGGGCTGCGCTTGCGATGAAGTGCTGTTCATGGAATACAGCTCCAAGGCCATTCGTGGCTTGAAGCTGGGCGCCATCGGCGATTTGCGCAAGATCGCCGCCTCGCGCAATTTCAGTTTCTGTATAGCTCACCGTTTCAAGCCGATTTATATCGCCTTGCTGGGCACTTCGCTGCCTGTGATTGGCGTGCATCACGCCTTTGACGATTACAAGCGTGGCACCCGTAAACTCTTCGCGAATATTTTCCGCAAGCGCTTGTGCCTGCTTGGCGTTTCCGATGCGGTGCGTGACGACATGCGCAGTTGCCTGCCGAAATGGCCGGCCGCGCGTATTCAAACGCTCTATAACCGAATCGACGTACTGGCCTTGCAAGAGAGCCAGGTGTCGGTTCGCGAAGCTCGGGAATCCCTCGGTCTGTCGATGGATGCGTGGATCGTCGGCAACGTCGGGCGACTGCACCCGGACAAGGATCAGGACACGCTGTTGCAAGGTTTTGCCACAGCGCTGCCGGGTTTGCCGGTCAACAGCCAACTGGTGATTCTCGGCGCCGGTCGACTGGAGCAGGACCTCAAGGCCCTGGCGCGTGAGCTGGGCATTGGCGACCGCGTGCTGTTCCTCGGCCAGGTACCCGAGGCCCGGCGTTATTTCCGTGCCTTCGATGCATTTGCCCTGAGCTCCGATCACGAACCATTCGGCATGGTGTTGCTGGAGGCCATGGCCGCCGGTGTGCCGTTGCTCGCCACGGCGTGTGGCGGCGCAAAGGAAGTGGTCGAAGGCGTAGGCATTCTGTTTCCGCTGGGCGATGCCGGGCGTTTGGCTCAAGGCCTGCAACATCTGGCCGCCATGGACGAACAGCAACGTCATCAGTGTGCCGAGCTGATGCTCGACCGCTTGCAAGAGCGCTTCTCCGACCGCGCGGTGCGTGACGCCTTCTGGCGTTTGCCGCCGGTCACCGAACTGGCACCGAGGGGCTGA
- a CDS encoding antimicrobial resistance protein Mig-14, whose translation MLNRFQGWRERGWTAVDASIYAETWQRYGGSVATHPMVVERLAQLADIPVRYLAWEQNGEVKAAIPTWGRDLALSKDVLKRRGKKGLFDLGNAEFILPAAADAQAPLRHRGRYLSALNEGRFTGIRLQAEQLAMARTPEELSKKFRYNQRRELRLLEEAGGVVRPVSEFSSSELAAIYCDLFQRRWGFPATGAERMAEVIELLRDLLIGSVIFLNDAPIAIQLVYRVETPQWISVEYINGGVDPETREFSPGSVLSFLNTQSAWEHARALDKPLRFSFGRADREYKDRWCNPVPVFTV comes from the coding sequence ATGCTCAACCGATTTCAAGGCTGGCGAGAACGGGGCTGGACGGCAGTCGACGCCTCGATCTACGCCGAGACCTGGCAACGTTATGGCGGCAGTGTCGCCACTCATCCCATGGTGGTCGAACGGCTGGCGCAGCTGGCGGACATCCCGGTGCGCTACCTGGCCTGGGAGCAAAACGGCGAAGTCAAAGCCGCTATTCCGACCTGGGGGCGTGACCTGGCCTTGTCCAAGGATGTGCTCAAGCGCCGAGGTAAAAAGGGTTTGTTCGACCTCGGCAATGCCGAATTCATTCTGCCGGCCGCTGCCGATGCCCAAGCCCCGCTGCGCCATCGCGGGCGCTATCTGTCGGCGTTGAATGAAGGCCGCTTTACCGGCATCAGGTTGCAGGCCGAACAATTGGCCATGGCCCGCACTCCCGAAGAACTGTCGAAGAAGTTCCGTTACAACCAGCGCCGCGAATTGCGTCTGCTGGAAGAGGCGGGTGGAGTGGTGCGACCGGTCAGCGAATTTTCCAGCAGCGAGCTGGCGGCTATCTATTGCGACCTGTTCCAGCGTCGTTGGGGTTTTCCGGCGACGGGTGCCGAACGCATGGCCGAGGTTATCGAGTTGCTGCGTGACTTGTTGATCGGCTCGGTGATTTTCCTCAACGATGCGCCGATAGCGATTCAACTGGTCTACCGTGTGGAGACACCCCAGTGGATCAGTGTCGAGTACATCAACGGGGGCGTCGATCCTGAAACCCGTGAGTTCAGTCCCGGCAGCGTCTTGAGTTTTCTCAACACGCAAAGCGCCTGGGAGCATGCCCGGGCGCTGGACAAACCCCTGCGCTTTTCTTTCGGTCGCGCCGACCGTGAATACAAGGACCGCTGGTGCAATCCTGTACCGGTGTTCACCGTATGA
- a CDS encoding PIG-L deacetylase family protein has protein sequence MNRKQQLLKRHRRNKRIGLLIALVLLIACGVLVVWWLPVVLAVLGWIAHEAWFADHLFYSPTDDYQYSFPPYTQQPKVHLDGDRLRLDEGVMLVDNATLILALRIKSTWLGRFIDPVVELVGGADPDRQTFERGVDGLRYLNLTGQAAALSQGELRLRGRYCRLLGEPVLSAFEHPDYSRQRVMVIAPHADDAELAAFGLYSGAEQSWIVTITAGEIEAGHYRQMGLDDVEASRLKGSLRAWDSVSVPLWGGVPAQRCIQLGYFCLQLPAMQSAPTEAIASREAQLGDTRYFRRFNPFALGSDVDGLPSWNNLLADLRELIERIEPQVIVLPHPHLDPHPDHLCSQQAVMQALSGTAWQPETLLHYANHLHDNDRWPMGDAGTGVALPPQIGVHESLRPWTLCLSTDSQLRKAMSLGMMHDLQPRPPFKRLLRRAIQRCLAARRWRAFGENDFMRKAVRRHELFWVWELSGKRESN, from the coding sequence ATGAATCGCAAACAGCAACTGCTCAAGCGCCATCGGCGCAACAAGCGCATCGGCCTGTTGATTGCGCTGGTGCTGTTGATTGCCTGCGGCGTACTGGTGGTCTGGTGGCTGCCGGTGGTGCTCGCGGTGCTGGGCTGGATTGCCCACGAGGCATGGTTTGCCGATCATCTGTTCTATTCGCCCACAGACGATTATCAGTACAGCTTCCCACCGTACACCCAGCAGCCCAAGGTGCACCTGGACGGGGACCGGTTGCGGCTGGACGAGGGCGTGATGCTGGTCGACAACGCCACGCTGATATTGGCGCTGCGGATAAAAAGCACCTGGCTGGGACGTTTTATCGATCCCGTTGTCGAGCTGGTCGGTGGTGCCGATCCGGACCGCCAGACCTTCGAGCGTGGCGTCGATGGTTTGCGTTACCTCAATCTCACGGGGCAGGCCGCTGCACTGTCACAGGGTGAGTTGCGACTGCGCGGACGTTACTGCCGATTGCTCGGCGAGCCGGTGCTCTCGGCGTTCGAACATCCGGATTACAGCCGTCAGCGGGTGATGGTGATCGCACCCCACGCCGACGACGCCGAGCTGGCCGCATTCGGTTTGTACAGCGGTGCCGAACAAAGCTGGATCGTGACCATCACCGCCGGTGAAATCGAGGCCGGGCACTATCGACAGATGGGGCTCGATGACGTCGAAGCGTCCCGGCTGAAGGGCTCGTTGCGCGCCTGGGACAGTGTCAGTGTGCCGTTGTGGGGAGGCGTGCCTGCGCAACGCTGTATTCAACTGGGCTATTTTTGCCTGCAGTTGCCTGCCATGCAGAGCGCACCGACCGAGGCCATAGCGTCCCGTGAAGCACAGCTGGGCGATACCCGATATTTCCGCCGATTCAATCCATTCGCCTTGGGCAGTGACGTCGATGGCCTGCCGTCCTGGAATAATCTGCTGGCTGATTTGCGTGAGTTGATCGAACGCATCGAGCCTCAGGTCATTGTCTTGCCGCACCCGCACCTGGATCCCCATCCGGACCACCTGTGTTCGCAGCAAGCGGTGATGCAGGCCTTGAGCGGCACCGCGTGGCAGCCCGAAACATTGCTGCATTACGCCAATCACCTGCACGACAACGATCGTTGGCCAATGGGCGACGCGGGCACGGGTGTGGCACTGCCGCCCCAGATCGGCGTGCATGAATCGTTGCGCCCCTGGACCCTGTGTCTGTCGACCGACAGCCAGCTGCGCAAGGCTATGTCGCTGGGCATGATGCACGACCTTCAGCCCCGGCCTCCCTTCAAGCGTCTGCTGCGCCGGGCGATACAACGTTGCCTGGCGGCTCGACGCTGGCGGGCGTTCGGCGAAAACGATTTTATGCGTAAAGCGGTGCGACGCCACGAGTTGTTCTGGGTCTGGGAATTGTCTGGAAAGAGAGAGTCCAATTGA
- a CDS encoding glycosyltransferase, protein MKVLFLVQKEQRAILDRLYDGIAEHCECDKRELTSEEQDDLRGYFRKHVDVTRYDRIVFFLRFKKEIRQVRFIQTVPNLVILEHDAYQNYIPCKYTGKFSAHYHKLPWARVISSGFMVSERLRAEGFDAVFVPKGYDQTLLQDQGRERDIELAFVGSTNSVAYSGRKALLDELGRVESMVVTRTKSGEEYCDTLNRIRFFVSADVGMGEFMIKNFEAMACGCVLLAYDQGSAESSALGLQDMHNVVLYQDVPQLQQKLAVLRADPELAQRIASNGRELAVSQFSFARIGQRIVEALEPALRPGAPLGLLEKVRLKLGV, encoded by the coding sequence TTGAAAGTCCTGTTTCTGGTGCAGAAAGAGCAGCGGGCGATTCTCGATCGGCTGTATGACGGCATCGCCGAGCATTGCGAGTGCGACAAGCGCGAATTGACCAGTGAAGAGCAAGACGACTTGCGTGGGTATTTCCGCAAGCATGTCGATGTGACCCGCTATGACCGTATCGTGTTTTTTCTGCGCTTCAAAAAAGAAATCAGGCAGGTGAGGTTCATCCAGACCGTGCCCAACCTGGTCATTCTTGAGCACGATGCCTACCAGAATTACATTCCGTGCAAATACACCGGCAAGTTCAGCGCCCATTATCACAAGCTGCCCTGGGCACGGGTGATCAGCTCGGGTTTCATGGTGAGCGAGCGCTTGCGCGCAGAGGGCTTCGACGCGGTATTCGTTCCAAAGGGGTACGACCAGACGTTGCTGCAAGACCAGGGTCGTGAGCGGGACATCGAGCTGGCGTTTGTCGGCAGCACCAACAGCGTCGCCTACAGTGGCCGCAAGGCACTGCTCGATGAGTTGGGACGCGTCGAATCGATGGTCGTCACGCGCACCAAATCCGGTGAAGAGTACTGCGACACGCTCAACCGCATTCGCTTCTTCGTCAGCGCCGATGTCGGCATGGGTGAATTCATGATCAAGAACTTCGAGGCCATGGCGTGTGGCTGTGTGTTACTGGCCTACGATCAGGGCTCGGCGGAAAGCAGCGCGCTGGGTTTGCAGGACATGCATAATGTGGTGCTCTATCAAGATGTCCCGCAGCTCCAGCAGAAGCTGGCCGTATTGCGGGCCGACCCGGAGCTTGCGCAGCGCATCGCCTCCAATGGTCGCGAACTGGCGGTCAGCCAGTTCAGTTTTGCGCGGATTGGCCAGCGTATCGTCGAAGCGCTCGAGCCTGCACTGCGCCCTGGGGCCCCGCTGGGGCTGCTGGAAAAAGTGCGTCTGAAACTGGGCGTTTGA
- a CDS encoding glycosyltransferase family 4 protein, translated as MNILNVMWSGGAPYASIHKVHQQILSQACPTASVKTWLLQGSVSECGLSVGDAREWKLSSARLKGRHFWRLTKPWMLAGFQKALLQSEANLLLLDGLGVARTLLPLVKNLPRIRAVVIFHGSTRLRAADRALFEELTASSRLTLVAVSNTLADQLSRDLQLPVLTMRSAFDPASFRSAVLTREQARARLGLPLDNTPVLGAVGRFEDKKGFACLLDAFTSALQQRPDLRLVIIGDGSTRAALQARIDHLGLSARVTLPGHLDEAAQLYSAFDWVAIPSLSEGLGLIMQEAVMAGVPVMSSELAVFREQLAHTGWYAAVDDVSAWSDAIVRAFSVSAKDVAARQYLELAPDQAWSDFSQVARQLLS; from the coding sequence ATGAATATCCTTAACGTCATGTGGTCCGGTGGTGCTCCTTATGCGTCGATTCACAAGGTTCATCAGCAAATTCTCTCGCAGGCGTGCCCCACTGCATCAGTGAAGACCTGGCTGCTGCAAGGCAGCGTGTCCGAGTGTGGGCTGAGCGTTGGCGACGCCCGGGAATGGAAGCTGTCCTCTGCCCGTTTGAAAGGGCGGCATTTCTGGCGGCTGACGAAGCCCTGGATGCTGGCCGGCTTTCAGAAGGCGCTGTTGCAGAGCGAGGCGAACCTGCTGCTGCTCGATGGTCTGGGCGTCGCACGGACGCTATTGCCACTTGTCAAAAATTTGCCACGGATCCGCGCGGTGGTGATTTTTCATGGCTCCACGCGGCTGCGTGCTGCGGATCGAGCACTCTTCGAGGAGCTTACGGCGTCTTCCCGGCTGACCCTGGTCGCCGTGTCGAATACCCTGGCCGACCAGTTGAGCCGCGACCTCCAATTGCCCGTTTTGACCATGCGCAGTGCGTTCGACCCCGCCTCCTTCCGTTCGGCAGTGCTCACGCGAGAACAGGCCCGTGCCCGGTTGGGATTGCCCCTGGACAATACGCCGGTGCTCGGTGCGGTCGGACGATTCGAGGACAAGAAGGGTTTTGCGTGTCTATTGGACGCCTTTACTTCGGCCTTGCAACAACGACCCGATCTGCGCCTGGTGATCATTGGCGATGGATCGACCCGGGCAGCGCTGCAAGCTCGCATCGACCACCTGGGATTAAGTGCCCGTGTCACGTTGCCCGGTCATCTGGACGAGGCTGCGCAGCTTTACAGTGCCTTCGACTGGGTCGCGATCCCTTCGCTCAGCGAGGGGTTGGGGCTGATCATGCAAGAGGCCGTGATGGCGGGTGTGCCGGTCATGTCCAGCGAGTTGGCGGTGTTCCGCGAGCAGCTCGCTCATACGGGTTGGTACGCCGCCGTCGATGATGTCAGTGCCTGGAGCGATGCCATCGTGCGCGCATTCAGCGTCTCTGCGAAAGACGTCGCCGCCAGGCAGTATCTGGAACTGGCGCCGGACCAGGCATGGTCGGACTTCAGTCAGGTCGCCCGCCAATTGCTTTCATGA
- a CDS encoding toluene tolerance protein produces MIEGARILEADSFGPKVYLLQDGNILKLFRRKRIFSSAMFRPYSKRFIDNAIELQKLGVPTFEVLEFFRLQAPGMTAVLYRPLPGETLRQIADKEGFNWQQNLPALAGLIRSLHASGIYFRSLHLGNIVVTPDNRMGLIDVADMRFLQAPLPRRLIKRNLQHFARYIARENLNGSFPMRALEQAVLPS; encoded by the coding sequence ATGATTGAAGGCGCCAGAATACTGGAGGCCGATAGCTTCGGCCCGAAAGTCTACCTGTTGCAGGATGGGAATATCCTCAAACTGTTTCGACGCAAGCGTATTTTTTCTTCCGCGATGTTTCGTCCGTATTCGAAGCGCTTCATCGACAATGCCATTGAACTGCAAAAACTCGGTGTGCCTACCTTTGAGGTCCTGGAGTTCTTTCGACTGCAAGCCCCCGGCATGACGGCTGTGCTGTATCGGCCGCTGCCCGGAGAAACCCTGCGCCAGATTGCCGACAAGGAAGGTTTCAACTGGCAACAGAACCTGCCTGCTCTGGCAGGCCTGATCCGCAGCCTGCATGCGTCGGGGATCTATTTTCGGTCATTGCACCTGGGAAACATCGTGGTGACGCCGGACAACCGCATGGGCCTGATCGATGTGGCGGACATGCGTTTCCTGCAGGCACCGCTGCCCAGGCGCCTGATCAAGCGCAACCTGCAACACTTCGCCCGCTATATTGCCCGAGAGAACCTGAACGGCAGCTTTCCAATGCGAGCATTGGAGCAAGCCGTTCTGCCGTCATGA
- a CDS encoding O-antigen ligase family protein produces MQETRWAQAWMTIGLLWFLLAIAVAPTNKLYQQGLVATLWLPALMFAWTARARLAELLDKQRWVYLPLLGLMVWSLISLSWTNVEEPGREAKRLLYIGVFLLFFPVFANARPERVIRVMQWGGMGLALTALAAMVKFYLINGNVWYARVEGLGELAHPILGGYVIGLAAVWLVHWVPRDRWLQAAWAFALGLLGVFVVLSQSRGAALALFLTLLAMPIWCRNRRSRIIAVSALTVAMLAFWFLEPLVLARGVSYRPQILMASLQMIAEHPWQGLGLGGAYRVFADGIYFDHAHNLFTHVAIELGVPGLILWCAAWIAILYQAWKARETLYGQGVIGIWLFSSLAMQFDAASLTGTPRAEWFISWLPVGLAGVLVWARADSGACDKISRSS; encoded by the coding sequence ATGCAGGAAACACGCTGGGCGCAAGCATGGATGACGATCGGTCTGCTGTGGTTCCTGTTGGCCATCGCCGTTGCGCCTACCAATAAACTCTATCAGCAGGGCCTGGTCGCAACGCTCTGGCTGCCCGCCTTGATGTTTGCCTGGACAGCACGGGCCAGGCTCGCGGAGTTGCTGGATAAGCAGCGCTGGGTCTATCTGCCATTGCTTGGCCTGATGGTCTGGTCATTGATCAGTCTGTCGTGGACCAACGTCGAGGAGCCGGGTCGCGAAGCCAAGCGCTTGTTGTACATCGGTGTGTTTCTGCTGTTCTTTCCGGTCTTTGCCAATGCCCGGCCCGAGCGGGTCATACGCGTCATGCAATGGGGCGGAATGGGTTTGGCGTTGACTGCGTTGGCCGCGATGGTCAAATTTTACCTGATCAATGGCAACGTCTGGTATGCGCGCGTCGAGGGTTTGGGCGAGTTGGCTCATCCGATCCTGGGTGGGTACGTCATTGGGCTGGCGGCTGTGTGGCTTGTTCATTGGGTCCCCCGCGATCGCTGGCTGCAAGCAGCCTGGGCGTTCGCGCTGGGATTGCTTGGGGTGTTCGTAGTGCTTAGCCAGAGCCGTGGTGCTGCGTTGGCGTTGTTCCTGACGCTGCTTGCCATGCCCATCTGGTGCCGCAATCGTCGCAGCCGCATCATTGCCGTGTCGGCATTGACAGTAGCGATGCTGGCTTTCTGGTTTCTCGAACCTTTGGTGTTGGCCCGCGGTGTTTCCTATCGTCCGCAAATCCTGATGGCGAGCCTGCAAATGATCGCCGAACATCCCTGGCAGGGGTTGGGGCTCGGCGGTGCCTACAGAGTGTTCGCCGACGGCATTTACTTTGATCATGCGCATAATCTGTTCACCCATGTCGCTATCGAGCTGGGTGTGCCAGGCCTGATATTGTGGTGCGCAGCCTGGATTGCAATCTTGTATCAAGCCTGGAAGGCCCGGGAAACGCTCTATGGCCAAGGAGTCATCGGCATCTGGCTATTTTCATCCCTGGCCATGCAGTTCGACGCGGCCAGCCTGACCGGAACGCCAAGGGCGGAGTGGTTCATCAGTTGGCTGCCCGTAGGTCTGGCCGGTGTTTTGGTATGGGCGCGGGCCGATTCCGGCGCTTGTGATAAAATTTCGCGTTCTTCCTAA
- the msbA gene encoding lipid A export permease/ATP-binding protein MsbA, which translates to MSDAPPKAGQDSSLKIYFRLLGYVKPYTGLFLLSIVGFVIFASTQPMLAGILKYFVDGLSNPEAVLFPNVPYLKDLQLLMAVPLLIILIAAWQGLGSFLGNYFLAKVSLGLVHDLRVELFNKLLVLPNRYFDTHNSGHLISRITFNVTMVTGAATDAIKVVIREGLTVVFLFAYLVWMNWKLTIVMLAILPIIAFMVGNTSKKFRKQSKKIQVAMGDVTHVASETIQGYRVVRSFGGESYEKRRFAEASQGNTDKQLRMTKTGAVYTPMLQLVIYTAMAVLMFLVLFLRGDASAGDLVAYITAAGLLPKPIRQLSEVSSTIQKGVAGAESIFEQLDVEPEVDNGTVERDRVSGHLEVRNLSFTYPETEREVLKNINFTAAPGQMIALVGRSGSGKSTLASLIPRFYHHDIGEILLDDVEIEDYRLRNLRRHVAQVTQHVTLFNDTIANNIAYGDLADAPRADIEKAATDAYAMDFISEMPQGLDTQVGENGVLLSGGQRQRLAIARALLKNAPLLILDEATSALDTESERHIQAALDHVMKGRTTLVIAHRLSTIEKADLILVMDHGEIVERGTHAQLLAQNGYYSRLHAMGLDEPVSAGIA; encoded by the coding sequence ATGAGTGACGCACCGCCCAAAGCGGGACAGGATTCCAGCTTGAAAATCTATTTTCGGCTGTTGGGGTATGTAAAACCCTATACCGGCCTTTTCCTGCTGAGTATCGTGGGCTTCGTGATTTTCGCCTCCACTCAGCCCATGCTGGCGGGGATTCTGAAATATTTCGTCGATGGCCTGAGCAATCCTGAAGCGGTGCTCTTCCCCAATGTCCCCTACCTGAAAGACTTGCAGTTGCTGATGGCCGTGCCGCTGCTGATCATCCTGATCGCCGCGTGGCAAGGTCTGGGGTCATTTCTGGGCAACTACTTTTTGGCGAAGGTTTCCCTGGGCCTGGTCCACGACCTGCGTGTGGAGTTGTTCAACAAGCTGCTGGTGCTGCCCAACCGTTATTTCGATACCCACAACTCCGGGCATCTGATCTCGCGCATCACCTTCAACGTGACCATGGTGACCGGCGCCGCCACCGACGCCATCAAGGTGGTTATCCGTGAAGGCCTGACCGTGGTGTTCCTGTTTGCCTATCTGGTGTGGATGAACTGGAAACTGACGATCGTGATGCTGGCGATCCTGCCGATCATCGCGTTCATGGTCGGCAATACGAGCAAGAAATTTCGCAAGCAGAGCAAGAAAATCCAGGTGGCGATGGGCGACGTGACTCATGTGGCCTCTGAAACCATCCAGGGGTATCGCGTCGTGCGCAGCTTTGGTGGCGAGAGCTATGAAAAACGTCGATTCGCCGAAGCCAGCCAGGGCAACACCGACAAACAATTGCGCATGACCAAGACCGGTGCGGTGTACACCCCGATGCTGCAGTTGGTGATCTATACCGCGATGGCCGTGCTGATGTTCCTGGTGCTGTTTCTGCGTGGTGACGCCTCCGCCGGCGATCTGGTGGCCTACATCACCGCGGCGGGTCTGTTGCCCAAGCCGATTCGACAGCTGTCCGAAGTCAGCTCGACCATCCAGAAAGGCGTCGCCGGTGCCGAAAGTATTTTCGAGCAGCTGGACGTCGAACCTGAGGTCGACAACGGCACCGTCGAGCGTGATCGCGTGAGCGGCCACCTGGAGGTGCGCAACCTGAGTTTCACGTATCCGGAGACCGAGCGTGAAGTGCTGAAAAACATCAACTTCACTGCGGCACCGGGACAAATGATCGCCTTGGTCGGTCGGTCCGGGAGCGGCAAGTCGACCCTGGCCAGCCTGATTCCGCGTTTTTATCACCACGACATCGGCGAAATCCTGCTCGATGACGTGGAAATCGAAGACTATCGCCTGCGCAATCTGCGTCGGCATGTGGCGCAAGTCACGCAGCATGTGACCCTGTTCAACGACACCATTGCCAACAACATCGCCTACGGTGACCTGGCCGATGCACCGCGTGCCGATATCGAGAAGGCCGCCACCGATGCCTACGCGATGGACTTCATCTCGGAAATGCCCCAGGGGCTGGACACTCAGGTCGGGGAAAACGGCGTGTTGCTGTCCGGCGGACAGCGTCAGCGTCTGGCGATTGCCCGTGCCCTGTTGAAGAATGCACCCTTGCTGATTCTCGACGAAGCGACGTCGGCGCTCGATACCGAGTCCGAGCGGCATATTCAGGCGGCCCTGGATCATGTCATGAAAGGTCGCACTACCCTGGTGATCGCGCACCGCTTGTCGACCATCGAGAAAGCCGATCTGATCCTGGTCATGGACCACGGCGAAATCGTCGAGCGTGGCACCCACGCCCAGTTGCTGGCGCAAAATGGCTACTATTCGCGCCTGCATGCGATGGGATTGGACGAACCGGTATCAGCCGGCATCGCCTGA